A stretch of Amycolatopsis balhimycina FH 1894 DNA encodes these proteins:
- a CDS encoding Gfo/Idh/MocA family protein, with protein MTPEVVVFGMAGYASQHLRRARALHDRGELVLAGACDIREPSEEARALLPEGAVITRDAAELLARTAPDIAVVATPPHTHLPLAKLALTAGCHLLVEKPPVLDLAAFDELTRLARGRACQTGFQSFGSAAVPAVRAAIENGEIGTVTGIAAAGAWIRRDRYFARTGWAGRRRVGGQPVVDGTLTNPFAHAVATALLVNGTAEVLPERTAVELYRARDIESDDTACARLSFAGAPDVVVAATLAAEADHEPYVLVHGTAGRIRWHYKTDLVTIHDRQLPVGPPRDLLANLVEHVRAGVPLLAPLAATRAFTALVEAVRDAPEPLPLPAAWVQAVGTGPERHFVVPGVDRDVDTAAERLALFSELSLPWTGAALPERER; from the coding sequence ATGACGCCGGAGGTGGTCGTCTTCGGCATGGCCGGATACGCGAGCCAGCACCTGCGCCGCGCCCGCGCCCTGCACGACCGGGGCGAGCTCGTCCTCGCCGGTGCGTGCGACATCCGCGAACCCTCCGAAGAGGCGCGCGCCTTGCTGCCCGAAGGAGCGGTGATCACCCGGGACGCGGCCGAACTGCTCGCCCGCACGGCCCCGGACATCGCCGTGGTGGCGACCCCGCCGCACACCCACCTGCCCCTGGCGAAACTCGCGCTCACCGCCGGCTGTCACCTGCTCGTCGAGAAACCGCCCGTGCTCGACCTCGCGGCCTTCGACGAACTCACCCGGCTCGCCCGCGGCCGCGCCTGCCAGACCGGGTTCCAGAGCTTCGGCTCGGCCGCCGTCCCCGCGGTGCGGGCCGCGATCGAAAACGGCGAGATCGGCACGGTCACCGGCATCGCCGCCGCCGGCGCGTGGATCCGCCGGGACCGGTACTTCGCGCGCACCGGGTGGGCGGGCCGCCGTCGCGTCGGTGGGCAACCGGTCGTCGATGGGACGCTGACCAACCCGTTCGCCCACGCCGTGGCGACCGCCCTGCTGGTCAACGGCACCGCCGAGGTCCTGCCGGAGCGGACCGCCGTCGAGCTGTACCGGGCCCGGGACATAGAGTCGGACGACACGGCGTGCGCCCGGCTGAGCTTCGCCGGGGCCCCGGACGTCGTCGTCGCCGCGACACTTGCCGCCGAGGCCGACCACGAGCCGTACGTGCTGGTCCACGGCACGGCGGGCCGGATCCGCTGGCACTACAAGACGGACCTGGTCACCATCCACGACCGGCAGCTCCCAGTCGGGCCGCCGCGGGACCTGCTGGCCAACCTGGTCGAGCACGTCCGCGCCGGCGTGCCGTTGCTGGCCCCGCTGGCCGCGACCCGGGCGTTCACCGCCCTGGTGGAGGCCGTGCGGGACGCGCCGGAGCCGCTGCCCCTGCCCGCCGCATGGGTCCAGGCCGTGGGCACCGGGCCCGAACGGCACTTCGTGGTGCCGGGCGTCGACCGCGACGTCGACACCGCGGCCGAACGGCTCGCGCTCTTCTCCGAACTCTCCCTGCCCTGGACCGGCGCCGCTTTACCGGAACGAGAGAGGTGA
- a CDS encoding Gfo/Idh/MocA family protein has translation MAVRRHAIVGLGSRAQLFARALAASPRAELAAFCDHNETRMRVHNDWLGTEIPGYRPADFAAMLAKERIDVVVVCTPDHTHADYVVAALEAGCDIVTEKPMTTDVDGARRILAARRETGRSVRVAFNYRYNPVHRKVRELLAAGAIGEIGSVEFSWLLDTAHGADYFRRWHRDKAGSGGLLVHKSGHHFDLVNWWLGSGPETVFALGRLFFYGDENGRRHRTAGDRFALDLEASPKLRALYRDAEREDGYVRNQDVFAPGVTIEDDLSVLVRHNGGAVLNYHLHAYSPREGYHVAFSGSEGRLELDVRENEYASGAEPVPKRGRARLTLQRLWAPPEVVLDQALGEGHGGGDERMLSELLGDAEPDPLGCAADHEAGLQALLTGLAANRSLETGRSVSVEELLAEIGEPA, from the coding sequence ATGGCGGTGCGTCGCCACGCGATCGTCGGCCTGGGCTCCCGGGCCCAGCTGTTCGCCCGGGCACTGGCCGCGTCGCCGCGGGCCGAGCTCGCGGCCTTCTGCGACCACAACGAGACCCGGATGCGGGTCCACAACGACTGGCTGGGCACGGAAATCCCCGGCTACCGGCCGGCGGACTTCGCCGCGATGCTGGCGAAGGAGCGCATCGACGTCGTTGTGGTGTGCACGCCGGACCACACGCACGCGGACTACGTCGTCGCCGCGCTGGAGGCCGGCTGCGACATCGTCACGGAAAAGCCGATGACGACCGACGTCGACGGCGCGCGGCGCATCCTCGCCGCCCGCCGCGAGACCGGGCGATCGGTGCGCGTCGCCTTCAACTACCGGTACAACCCGGTGCACCGCAAGGTGCGGGAGCTGCTGGCCGCGGGCGCGATCGGGGAGATCGGCTCGGTCGAGTTCAGCTGGCTGCTCGACACCGCCCACGGTGCCGACTACTTCCGCCGCTGGCACCGGGACAAGGCCGGCTCCGGCGGGCTGCTCGTGCACAAGTCCGGGCACCACTTCGACCTGGTGAACTGGTGGCTCGGCAGCGGACCGGAGACGGTGTTCGCGCTCGGGCGGCTGTTCTTCTACGGGGATGAGAACGGTCGCCGGCACCGCACCGCCGGCGACCGGTTCGCGCTGGACCTCGAAGCCTCACCCAAGCTGCGCGCGCTCTACCGTGACGCCGAGCGGGAAGACGGTTATGTCCGGAACCAGGATGTGTTCGCGCCCGGTGTCACCATCGAAGACGACTTGTCGGTGCTCGTGCGCCACAACGGCGGAGCGGTGCTGAACTACCACCTGCACGCGTACTCGCCGCGGGAGGGCTACCACGTCGCGTTCTCCGGCAGCGAGGGGCGGCTGGAGCTGGACGTCCGGGAGAACGAGTACGCATCCGGCGCCGAGCCGGTGCCGAAGCGCGGGCGCGCCCGGCTGACCCTGCAACGGCTCTGGGCGCCGCCCGAGGTCGTGCTCGACCAGGCCCTCGGAGAGGGACACGGCGGCGGGGACGAGCGGATGCTCTCCGAGCTGCTCGGCGACGCCGAGCCGGACCCGCTCGGTTGCGCGGCCGACCACGAAGCCGGCCTGCAGGCCCTGCTCACCGGGCTGGCCGCCAACCGGTCCCTGGAAACCGGCCGGTCCGTGTCCGTCGAAGAACTGCTGGCGGAGATCGGGGAACCGGCGTGA
- a CDS encoding PmoA family protein — protein MSRAAVGDGTLELAEDDDGRVRVRLGDVVLAEYVVAPPTPAGDSPKPYLHPLRTTAGETVTAVRPYDHTWHNGLQFTMAHLSGENSAAPENFWGGRTYVRGRGYTPLDNNGTIGHVRWESLVCAAGHCELRHELAWRTAAGKRWLTEHRTLRFGDVSAGDGRWTLTWSSRLRNTSGRELRWGSPVTEGRDTAGYGGLFWRGPRSFVGGTVRTPDGKSAADAMGHRAPWLAFTGRHDESLRTSTLLFADSPANAAFPTAWYVRAEPFPVVSFAATYHRPWLLEPDEELTLTHHVVVIDGAPDAARLGRYAARVLKRQETD, from the coding sequence GTGAGCCGGGCGGCGGTCGGGGACGGGACGCTGGAGCTGGCCGAGGACGACGACGGCCGGGTGCGGGTCCGGCTCGGCGACGTCGTCCTGGCCGAGTACGTCGTCGCACCGCCGACGCCGGCCGGCGATTCGCCGAAGCCGTACCTGCACCCGCTGCGCACCACCGCGGGGGAGACCGTGACCGCGGTCCGGCCGTACGACCACACCTGGCACAACGGCCTGCAGTTCACGATGGCCCACCTCTCGGGCGAGAACTCCGCCGCACCCGAAAACTTCTGGGGCGGCCGCACCTACGTGCGCGGCCGCGGCTACACCCCGCTCGACAACAACGGCACGATCGGCCACGTCCGCTGGGAAAGCCTCGTCTGCGCGGCGGGCCACTGCGAACTGCGGCACGAGCTGGCCTGGCGCACCGCGGCCGGGAAGCGCTGGCTCACCGAGCACCGCACGCTGCGCTTCGGCGACGTCTCGGCCGGCGACGGGCGCTGGACGCTCACCTGGTCCAGCCGCCTGCGCAACACCAGCGGCCGCGAGCTGCGCTGGGGGAGCCCGGTCACCGAAGGCCGCGATACCGCGGGTTACGGCGGGCTGTTCTGGCGCGGGCCGCGCTCGTTCGTCGGCGGCACGGTCCGGACACCGGACGGGAAGTCCGCGGCCGACGCGATGGGGCACCGCGCGCCGTGGCTCGCCTTCACCGGCCGGCACGACGAAAGCCTGCGCACCTCGACGCTGCTGTTCGCCGACAGCCCGGCGAACGCGGCCTTCCCGACGGCCTGGTACGTCCGGGCCGAGCCGTTCCCGGTCGTCAGCTTCGCCGCGACCTACCACCGGCCGTGGCTGCTCGAACCGGACGAGGAGCTGACGCTGACCCACCACGTCGTCGTCATCGACGGCGCCCCGGACGCCGCCCGGCTCGGCCGGTACGCGGCGCGCGTGCTCAAGAGACAGGAAACCGACTAG
- a CDS encoding pectate lyase family protein, translated as MRWKAFAGCLALLGLTLTAAPAQAHGRDPGRVVLGAHDGWAAATTGTTGGAAAAPGDVHTVTKRSELAAALAANPGAPKIVYVRGTIEGNVDAADRPVSCEAFADPAYSLPAYLAAYDPATWGRVPPSGPLEEARARSQANQAKQVVLDVGPNTTIAGLGPATLHGLTLRVTGDNVILRNLRFSDAHDCFPQWDPLDTADGNWNSEYDNLDLVGATHVWVDHNEFSDGGNTQQPSYYGRKYEVHDGLLDIVNGSDLVTVSYNRLREHDKTMLIGNTDKPTYDVGKLRVTLHHNLFSDIGQRAPRARYGQVHVYDNLYLVPDPADYTYSLGVGVQSKIYAENNFFRLPAGLPLGQLVHYWKGTVLHATGTLAAQGSSRPRPVDLLAEYNAVNDPDLGPDVGWTPSFVERLDPAWAVPALVLTGAGPGR; from the coding sequence ATGCGCTGGAAGGCTTTCGCGGGGTGCCTAGCCCTGCTCGGACTGACGCTCACCGCGGCACCGGCCCAGGCCCACGGCCGCGACCCCGGCCGGGTCGTGCTCGGCGCGCACGACGGCTGGGCCGCGGCGACCACGGGGACGACCGGCGGGGCGGCCGCCGCCCCCGGCGACGTGCACACGGTGACCAAGCGGTCCGAGCTGGCCGCGGCCCTGGCGGCGAACCCCGGCGCGCCGAAGATCGTCTACGTCCGCGGGACCATCGAGGGCAACGTCGACGCCGCGGACCGGCCGGTGAGCTGTGAAGCTTTCGCCGACCCGGCGTACAGTCTCCCGGCGTACCTGGCGGCGTACGATCCCGCGACCTGGGGGAGAGTGCCACCCTCGGGGCCGCTGGAGGAAGCCCGCGCGCGGTCGCAGGCCAACCAGGCCAAGCAAGTCGTGCTCGACGTCGGCCCGAACACGACGATCGCCGGGCTCGGCCCCGCCACGCTGCACGGGCTGACCCTGCGCGTCACCGGCGACAACGTGATCCTGCGGAACCTGCGCTTCTCCGACGCCCACGACTGCTTCCCGCAGTGGGACCCGCTCGACACCGCCGACGGCAACTGGAACTCCGAGTACGACAACCTCGACCTCGTCGGTGCGACGCACGTCTGGGTGGACCATAACGAGTTCAGCGACGGCGGGAACACGCAGCAGCCGTCGTACTACGGCCGCAAGTACGAGGTCCACGACGGGCTGCTCGACATCGTCAACGGCTCGGACCTCGTCACGGTGTCCTACAACCGGCTGCGCGAGCACGACAAGACCATGCTGATCGGCAACACCGACAAGCCCACCTACGACGTCGGCAAGCTGCGCGTCACCTTGCACCACAACCTGTTCTCGGACATCGGCCAGCGCGCGCCGCGGGCGCGGTACGGCCAGGTGCACGTCTACGACAACCTCTACCTGGTGCCGGATCCGGCCGATTACACGTATTCCCTCGGCGTGGGCGTGCAGTCCAAGATCTACGCGGAGAACAACTTCTTCCGGCTCCCGGCCGGGCTGCCGCTGGGCCAGCTGGTGCACTACTGGAAGGGAACGGTGCTGCACGCCACCGGGACGCTGGCCGCGCAGGGCTCGTCGCGGCCGCGGCCGGTGGACCTGCTGGCCGAGTACAACGCGGTCAACGACCCCGACCTGGGGCCGGACGTGGGCTGGACGCCGAGCTTCGTCGAGCGTCTCGACCCGGCGTGGGCGGTCCCGGCGCTGGTGCTGACGGGCGCCGGCCCCGGCCGCTGA
- a CDS encoding pectate lyase, translating into MPKTIKVTSGTYDGGLKRFYGTGDLGTGGQDENQSPIFELSNGTTLKNVVLGTPAADGVHCLGTCTLLNVWWEDVGEDAATFKGTSASQTMTIDGGGARKASDKVFQHNGPGTMYIRNFQVNDFGKLYRSCGNCKTQYKRNVVVDNVTATVPGKALVGINTNYGDTAKLTRITIVGDSSRKLEPCTKYKGVTSGEPTKTGSGPDSTNCLYTAANITYK; encoded by the coding sequence GTGCCGAAGACGATCAAGGTCACCAGCGGCACCTACGACGGCGGCCTCAAACGGTTCTACGGCACCGGCGACCTCGGCACCGGCGGCCAGGACGAGAACCAGAGCCCGATTTTCGAACTGTCCAACGGCACCACCCTGAAGAACGTCGTCCTCGGCACCCCGGCCGCCGACGGCGTGCACTGCCTCGGCACCTGCACGCTGCTCAACGTCTGGTGGGAGGACGTCGGCGAGGACGCCGCGACCTTCAAGGGCACCTCCGCCTCGCAGACGATGACCATCGACGGCGGCGGTGCGCGCAAGGCGTCGGACAAGGTGTTCCAGCACAACGGGCCCGGCACCATGTACATCCGGAACTTCCAGGTCAACGACTTCGGCAAGCTGTACCGCTCCTGCGGCAACTGCAAGACGCAGTACAAGCGCAACGTCGTCGTCGACAACGTCACCGCCACCGTGCCGGGCAAGGCGCTGGTCGGCATCAACACCAACTACGGCGACACCGCGAAGCTGACGAGGATCACCATCGTCGGCGACTCGAGCCGCAAGCTCGAGCCCTGTACGAAGTACAAGGGCGTCACCAGCGGCGAGCCGACGAAGACCGGCAGCGGCCCGGACTCGACGAACTGCCTCTACACCGCGGCCAACATCACCTACAAGTAA
- a CDS encoding pectinesterase family protein codes for MFKTLLVASVLTGAALAAPPASGAAANVVVAKDGSGNYTAVQAGINAVSAGGTISVKPGTYREVITVPSGKTGITLRGTTGKAADVVIDYDNASGTKKPDGSTYGTSGSATATIAANGFTATALTFRNSFDRNAHPEIKDTQAVAVKTTGDRMVFDNVTFLGHQDTLYADTAAVGTVGRQYYRTCSISGDVDFIFGRATAVFDRAAITALDRGSSTNNGFLTAASTRRSNPYGFLIVGSRVLSSAANASFYLGRPWHPGGDVDAIAQVLIRETSLPAAIKQAPWTDMSGFSWKDARFTEYRNTGPGAGTGADRPQLPAAQAGNYTAQRYLAGSDGWNPVH; via the coding sequence ATGTTCAAGACCCTGCTCGTCGCGTCGGTGCTCACCGGCGCGGCGCTGGCCGCCCCGCCGGCTTCGGGCGCGGCGGCGAACGTCGTCGTGGCGAAGGACGGCTCGGGCAACTACACCGCCGTCCAGGCCGGGATCAACGCGGTTTCGGCGGGCGGCACGATTTCCGTCAAACCCGGGACCTACCGCGAAGTGATCACGGTGCCGTCGGGCAAGACCGGGATCACCCTGCGCGGCACCACCGGCAAGGCCGCCGACGTCGTCATCGACTACGACAACGCCAGCGGGACCAAGAAGCCCGACGGTTCGACGTACGGCACGTCCGGCAGCGCGACCGCGACGATCGCCGCCAACGGCTTCACCGCGACTGCGTTGACCTTCCGCAACTCCTTCGACCGCAACGCCCACCCGGAGATCAAGGACACCCAGGCGGTCGCGGTCAAGACCACCGGCGACCGGATGGTCTTCGACAACGTCACCTTCCTCGGCCACCAGGACACGCTCTACGCCGACACCGCGGCCGTCGGCACGGTCGGCCGCCAGTACTACCGCACCTGTTCGATCAGCGGCGACGTCGACTTCATCTTCGGCCGTGCCACCGCGGTGTTCGACCGGGCGGCGATCACCGCGCTCGACCGCGGTTCGAGCACCAACAACGGTTTCCTGACCGCGGCGAGCACCCGGCGGAGCAACCCGTACGGGTTCCTGATCGTCGGCAGTCGCGTCCTCAGCTCGGCGGCCAACGCGAGCTTCTACCTGGGCCGGCCGTGGCACCCCGGCGGGGACGTCGACGCGATCGCGCAGGTCCTGATCCGCGAGACTTCGCTGCCCGCGGCGATCAAGCAGGCGCCGTGGACGGACATGTCCGGCTTCTCGTGGAAGGATGCGCGGTTCACCGAGTACCGCAACACCGGTCCAGGGGCGGGGACCGGGGCCGACCGGCCGCAGCTGCCCGCCGCGCAAGCCGGGAACTACACGGCCCAGCGGTACCTCGCCGGCAGCGACGGGTGGAACCCCGTGCACTGA
- a CDS encoding amidohydrolase: protein MPGLLLRDGRPWSAGGPADLLIRDGVIAKLGPGLDPGDAEVIDLGGRLVLPGLVEAHCHLDKTLFGGPWRPHSAGPALADRIADERRHRAELGLPDPAAVTALLEAMAAAGTTHVRTHTDVHSGTGLTGVEVVRDVAARLAGRITVEQVAFPQSGILADPGTAALLEEAIGLGVSAVGGIDPAGMDRDPVRHLDVVFGLAERHGVRIDLHLHDPGSLGVFELELIIERTRAAGLAGRVTVSHAYALAQADAATQDRLAAGLADAGITITTAAIFDFPVPPVKKLREAGVNVACGHDDIRDLWSPYGSGDLLERAMHLAYRSTFRRDEDIEAALEAVTFGGARALGLDGYGLTEGAPADLVVVDAETPAHAVVTRPPRDLVLKAGHVVARGATLRPGS, encoded by the coding sequence ATGCCCGGACTTCTGCTGCGCGACGGCCGTCCCTGGAGCGCCGGCGGCCCGGCCGACCTCCTCATCCGCGACGGCGTCATCGCGAAACTCGGTCCCGGTCTCGACCCCGGCGACGCCGAGGTGATCGACCTCGGCGGCCGGCTCGTCCTGCCGGGCCTGGTCGAAGCGCACTGCCACCTGGACAAGACGCTCTTCGGCGGGCCGTGGCGGCCGCACTCGGCCGGGCCCGCGCTGGCCGACCGGATCGCCGACGAGCGCCGCCACCGCGCCGAGCTGGGACTGCCCGACCCGGCCGCCGTGACGGCGTTGCTCGAAGCGATGGCCGCCGCGGGCACCACGCACGTTCGTACGCACACGGACGTCCACTCCGGCACCGGACTCACCGGCGTCGAGGTGGTGCGCGACGTCGCCGCCCGGCTGGCCGGGCGGATCACCGTCGAGCAGGTCGCCTTCCCGCAGAGCGGCATCCTCGCCGACCCCGGCACGGCCGCCCTGCTCGAGGAGGCGATCGGGCTCGGGGTGAGCGCGGTCGGCGGCATCGACCCGGCCGGGATGGACCGGGACCCGGTCCGCCACCTCGACGTCGTCTTCGGCCTCGCGGAGCGCCACGGTGTCCGGATCGACCTGCACCTGCACGACCCGGGCTCGCTCGGCGTGTTCGAGCTGGAGCTGATCATCGAGCGAACCCGCGCGGCCGGCCTGGCCGGGCGGGTGACGGTCAGCCACGCCTACGCACTGGCCCAGGCGGACGCCGCGACACAGGACCGGCTGGCGGCAGGGCTGGCGGACGCGGGCATCACGATCACCACGGCGGCGATCTTCGACTTCCCCGTCCCGCCGGTGAAAAAGCTGCGCGAAGCCGGGGTGAACGTCGCCTGCGGGCACGACGACATCCGCGACCTGTGGAGCCCGTACGGCAGCGGCGACCTCCTGGAGCGGGCCATGCACCTGGCCTACCGCAGCACGTTCCGCCGCGACGAGGACATCGAGGCCGCGCTGGAAGCGGTCACCTTCGGTGGTGCGCGGGCACTCGGCCTCGACGGCTACGGCCTCACCGAGGGCGCGCCCGCCGACCTCGTGGTGGTCGACGCGGAAACCCCGGCCCACGCGGTCGTGACGCGGCCTCCGCGCGACCTGGTCCTCAAGGCCGGTCACGTCGTGGCCCGCGGCGCCACTCTCCGCCCTGGTTCGTGA
- a CDS encoding STAS domain-containing protein codes for MSALDLSALLLTATTAEPRPGTLRVTIAGEIDMATRPRLDDELDRAVAAAPERLVVDLLGVGFCGVTGVASLGRLRARCADAGIDLVLKPSRVVRRALDLAAVAPLFRLVGRRAEPEQVIAR; via the coding sequence ATGAGCGCCCTCGACCTGTCCGCTTTACTGCTCACCGCGACGACCGCGGAGCCCCGGCCGGGAACACTGCGGGTCACGATCGCGGGCGAGATCGACATGGCCACACGACCGCGCCTGGACGACGAACTCGACCGGGCGGTGGCGGCCGCGCCGGAACGGCTGGTCGTCGACCTGCTGGGCGTCGGCTTCTGCGGCGTGACGGGCGTGGCGTCGCTGGGCCGGTTGCGGGCCCGCTGCGCCGACGCCGGCATCGACCTGGTCCTCAAGCCGTCCCGCGTCGTGCGGCGCGCGCTGGACCTCGCCGCGGTTGCCCCGCTGTTCCGGCTGGTCGGCCGCCGGGCCGAGCCGGAGCAGGTCATCGCCCGCTGA
- a CDS encoding AfsR/SARP family transcriptional regulator, with protein sequence MGGVDLGVLGPFEVRLDGEPRDVGGPRLRTLLAVLAAEGGHVVSVPALGRALWGERPPAHADRTVRTYLSRLRGTVDPGLILTRSPGYVLHAAPQALDAARFERLAAEGRRALAAGEPAAARAHLATALGLWRGSAYEEFGDVEILRAEGMRLDRLRHSAVQDRIDADLATGEDAGLIAELEALTAAFPGHERLWAQLMTALYRAGRQGDALEAFRRARHGLITASGVEPSPLLAQVHRQVLAHDAGLLTTHARTVVTIPDDALAAGEHALLEDGDLRTSREHFETAYLRAERAGDADALARAVLGLGGVWVHEHRTAAGSASLLTRLRYAQEAVDPASSLGHRLRSRLAAELDYAAGTHGRILAMAEHTRAVGDPVAHAEALSLAHHCLLGPDHTQLRRALATELVGVSGRSGRRTDLVMGVLWDTVDLFLAGDPHAERRLGELQDLLAARKHLAAGFVADALGVMLAIRAGRFAEAEAAAQACALLGQTAGDFDALGWYGAQLVAIRWFQGRLAELVPVLDGLMHSPTLSPIDNSYYSALAVAAASAGDRRTAAGALARLCGDDPGALPRSSTWLISLCGAAETAYLLDDRATAARIHELLVPFGQLPAMASLGIACFGSVHYQLGTTALTAGDPDRAVAHLRAAVRHNLALGHWPAVVFSRRRHAEALHRRGGPGDGAAADREQAAADEEARSFTEPSVSGR encoded by the coding sequence ATGGGCGGGGTGGACCTCGGGGTGCTGGGACCGTTCGAAGTGCGGCTCGACGGCGAGCCGCGGGACGTCGGAGGGCCGCGCCTGCGGACCCTGCTGGCGGTGCTGGCGGCGGAGGGGGGTCACGTCGTCAGCGTTCCCGCGCTCGGGCGGGCGCTCTGGGGTGAGCGGCCGCCCGCGCACGCCGACCGGACCGTGCGGACGTACCTCTCGCGCCTGCGCGGCACGGTGGATCCCGGGCTGATCCTGACCCGGTCGCCGGGATACGTCCTGCACGCGGCGCCGCAGGCCCTCGACGCCGCGCGGTTCGAGCGGCTCGCCGCCGAGGGCCGCCGGGCGCTCGCCGCCGGGGAGCCCGCGGCGGCGCGTGCGCACCTGGCCACCGCACTGGGCCTGTGGCGCGGGAGCGCCTACGAGGAGTTCGGCGACGTCGAAATCCTGCGGGCCGAAGGAATGCGGCTCGACCGGCTGCGCCACAGCGCCGTCCAGGACCGGATCGACGCCGACCTCGCGACCGGCGAAGACGCCGGGCTGATCGCGGAACTGGAGGCGCTGACGGCGGCGTTCCCCGGGCACGAGCGGCTGTGGGCGCAGCTGATGACGGCGCTCTACCGGGCCGGCCGTCAGGGCGACGCGCTCGAAGCGTTCCGCCGCGCCCGGCACGGCCTGATCACCGCGTCCGGGGTCGAACCGTCACCGCTGCTCGCGCAGGTGCACCGGCAGGTCCTCGCCCACGACGCGGGGCTGCTCACGACCCACGCCAGGACCGTGGTGACCATCCCGGACGACGCACTGGCCGCCGGGGAGCACGCGCTGCTGGAGGACGGCGACCTCCGGACGAGCCGGGAGCACTTCGAAACCGCGTACCTCCGTGCCGAGCGGGCCGGGGACGCCGACGCGCTCGCCCGCGCGGTCCTCGGCCTGGGCGGGGTGTGGGTGCACGAGCACCGGACGGCCGCCGGTTCGGCGTCGCTGCTGACGCGCCTGCGGTACGCGCAGGAGGCGGTGGATCCCGCCTCGTCGCTCGGTCACCGGCTCCGGTCCCGGCTCGCGGCCGAACTGGACTACGCGGCGGGTACGCACGGCCGGATCCTGGCGATGGCCGAGCACACGCGGGCGGTGGGCGACCCGGTCGCGCACGCCGAAGCGCTGAGCCTGGCGCACCACTGCCTGCTCGGCCCGGACCACACGCAGCTGCGGCGCGCCCTCGCGACGGAGCTGGTCGGGGTGAGCGGCCGCTCGGGACGGCGGACCGACCTCGTCATGGGCGTGCTGTGGGACACCGTCGACCTCTTCCTGGCCGGGGATCCGCACGCCGAACGGCGGCTCGGCGAGCTCCAGGACCTCCTGGCCGCGCGGAAGCACCTGGCGGCCGGGTTCGTGGCCGACGCCCTCGGGGTCATGCTGGCCATCCGCGCCGGCCGGTTCGCCGAGGCCGAAGCCGCGGCGCAGGCCTGCGCCCTGCTCGGGCAGACGGCGGGCGATTTCGACGCGCTCGGCTGGTACGGCGCGCAGCTGGTGGCGATCCGGTGGTTCCAGGGCAGGCTGGCGGAACTCGTGCCCGTGCTGGACGGGCTGATGCACTCCCCCACGCTGAGCCCGATCGACAACTCGTACTACTCGGCGCTGGCCGTGGCGGCGGCGTCGGCCGGGGACCGCCGCACCGCCGCGGGCGCCCTGGCGCGGCTGTGCGGCGACGACCCGGGTGCGCTGCCCCGGTCGAGCACCTGGCTGATTTCCCTGTGCGGCGCCGCGGAAACCGCGTACCTGCTGGACGACCGGGCCACGGCGGCGCGGATCCACGAGCTGCTGGTCCCGTTCGGGCAGCTGCCCGCGATGGCGAGCCTGGGCATCGCCTGCTTCGGCTCGGTCCACTACCAGCTGGGCACGACGGCGCTGACCGCCGGCGACCCGGACCGGGCGGTGGCGCACCTGCGGGCCGCCGTCCGGCACAACCTCGCCCTCGGCCACTGGCCGGCGGTGGTGTTCTCCCGCCGCCGCCACGCCGAGGCGCTGCACCGCCGCGGCGGTCCGGGTGACGGCGCGGCCGCGGACCGCGAGCAGGCCGCGGCCGACGAGGAAGCCCGCAGCTTCACCGAGCCGTCGGTCAGCGGGCGATGA
- a CDS encoding DUF6294 family protein, which yields MKRMIRGLAPVLAAAAAGTALLAGAPAAQATALDVKSATWGQLHVGDCQQDNGTIVIRSDGTGDWSATTLTYQTHSGDVWHSGFDFKTTAGTKLFSAGTFDSPRMDDGNPPPHYFWSKHFTYDAALFSAVNIFKTIQHSSC from the coding sequence ATGAAACGCATGATTCGGGGTCTCGCACCGGTTCTCGCCGCCGCGGCGGCGGGGACGGCGCTGCTGGCGGGTGCCCCGGCGGCCCAGGCCACCGCGCTCGACGTGAAGAGCGCGACCTGGGGCCAGTTGCACGTCGGCGACTGCCAGCAGGACAACGGGACCATCGTCATCCGGTCGGACGGCACGGGTGACTGGAGCGCGACGACGCTGACCTACCAGACGCACTCCGGCGACGTCTGGCACTCCGGCTTCGACTTCAAGACCACCGCCGGGACGAAGCTGTTCTCGGCGGGCACGTTCGACAGCCCGCGGATGGACGACGGCAACCCGCCGCCGCACTACTTCTGGAGCAAGCACTTCACCTACGACGCGGCGCTCTTCAGCGCTGTCAACATTTTCAAGACCATCCAGCACTCGAGCTGCTGA